From Crassaminicella indica, one genomic window encodes:
- the dxs gene encoding 1-deoxy-D-xylulose-5-phosphate synthase, which yields MKSVRDLLSKIKSPKDLKTATDEELKCLADDIRKFLIESVSKTGGHLASNLGVVELSLAIHSVFDSPQDRIIWDVGHQAYVHKIVTGRKDLFHTLRKYGGLSGFPKRIESKHDCFETGHSSTSISAGLGIAKARDLNGENYSVISIIGDGALTGGMAFEALNHAGHTNTDIIVILNDNEMSISQNVGGLSKYLNRLRTDPKYFKVKNDVEYLLNKIPAVGKAVYKTAGKAKDSLKYFFVPGVIFEELGFTYLGPVNGHDIKELKVVLKRAKNIKGPVFIHVITKKGKGYTYAEKNPDKFHGIGPFSIDNGKVIKKENTRPSYSAVFGNTLVSLAKTNPNIVAITAAMPSGTGLNEFAATYPNRFFDVGIAEQHAVTFAAGLASNGLKPIFAVYSTFLQRAYDQVVHDVCLQNLPVVFCIDRSGLVGNDGETHHGVFDISFLMHIPNMTILAPKDGPELVQMLKYALQFEGPLAIRYPRGESEDFTSISNDYTIEDMKAEILISGKDVCIVALGKMVKTAIEVAKRLKKQNINCTVINARFAKPLDDKTIISECLKVKNIVTLEDNVIKGGFGNQVLTLLHKNKLYDKNIKILGLPDQFIEHGNTEELMKAYHLDVDGVIKHIKKMMNQ from the coding sequence ATGAAATCGGTGAGAGATTTACTATCAAAAATAAAATCTCCTAAAGATTTAAAAACAGCAACTGATGAAGAATTAAAATGTTTAGCAGATGACATACGTAAGTTTTTAATTGAAAGTGTTTCAAAAACAGGAGGTCATTTAGCTTCAAATTTAGGAGTTGTTGAACTAAGTTTAGCTATACATAGTGTTTTTGACAGTCCTCAAGATCGTATTATATGGGATGTAGGACATCAAGCATATGTACACAAAATAGTAACAGGAAGAAAAGATCTTTTTCATACATTAAGAAAATATGGGGGATTAAGTGGTTTTCCAAAAAGAATTGAAAGCAAACATGATTGCTTTGAAACAGGACACAGCAGTACCTCTATCTCAGCTGGTCTTGGTATAGCAAAAGCAAGAGATTTAAATGGAGAGAATTATTCGGTCATCTCTATTATCGGTGATGGTGCCCTTACTGGAGGAATGGCCTTTGAAGCATTAAACCATGCAGGACATACAAATACAGATATTATTGTTATATTAAATGATAATGAAATGAGTATATCTCAAAACGTTGGGGGTCTTTCTAAATATTTAAATCGTCTAAGAACAGATCCAAAATATTTCAAAGTTAAAAATGATGTTGAATACCTCCTTAATAAAATTCCTGCAGTTGGAAAAGCTGTATATAAAACAGCTGGAAAAGCTAAAGATAGCTTGAAATATTTTTTTGTGCCAGGAGTTATATTCGAAGAACTTGGATTTACATATTTAGGTCCTGTCAATGGACATGATATAAAAGAATTAAAGGTAGTTCTAAAGAGAGCAAAAAATATAAAAGGACCTGTATTTATTCATGTAATCACAAAAAAAGGGAAAGGCTATACATATGCTGAAAAAAATCCAGATAAATTTCATGGCATAGGACCGTTTTCTATTGACAATGGAAAAGTCATAAAAAAAGAAAATACACGTCCTAGCTATTCAGCAGTATTTGGAAATACATTGGTATCTTTAGCAAAGACAAATCCTAATATTGTAGCTATTACTGCAGCAATGCCTTCAGGAACAGGATTAAATGAATTTGCAGCTACATATCCAAATCGCTTCTTTGATGTAGGCATTGCAGAACAGCATGCTGTAACTTTTGCTGCTGGGCTTGCTTCAAATGGATTGAAACCAATATTTGCTGTATATTCAACATTTTTGCAAAGAGCATATGATCAAGTTGTCCATGATGTATGCCTTCAAAACCTACCTGTGGTATTTTGTATAGATCGTAGTGGATTAGTAGGGAATGACGGTGAAACACATCACGGAGTATTTGATATTTCTTTTTTAATGCATATTCCCAATATGACAATATTAGCACCTAAAGATGGCCCTGAGCTAGTTCAGATGTTAAAGTATGCATTACAATTTGAAGGACCTTTGGCTATTCGTTATCCTCGAGGAGAATCTGAAGATTTTACATCTATTAGCAATGATTATACAATTGAAGATATGAAAGCAGAAATCCTTATAAGTGGAAAAGATGTATGTATTGTTGCTCTTGGAAAAATGGTAAAAACAGCTATTGAAGTAGCCAAAAGATTAAAAAAGCAAAATATTAATTGTACAGTGATCAATGCACGATTTGCAAAGCCTCTAGATGATAAAACAATTATTTCAGAATGCTTAAAAGTTAAAAATATTGTTACACTAGAAGATAATGTAATAAAGGGTGGTTTTGGAAATCAAGTTTTAACATTACTTCATAAAAATAAGCTGTATGATAAAAATATAAAAATATTAGGACTTCCTGATCAATTTATCGAGCATGGAAATACTGAAGAGCTTATGAAAGCATACCATCTTGATGTAGATGGTGTCATTAAACATATAAAAAAAATGATGAATCAATAG
- a CDS encoding TlyA family RNA methyltransferase: MGEKNRLDILLVEKGFFDSREKAKKNIMAGIVFVDNQRVDKPGTKVNLDAKIEIKGKVMPYVSRGGLKLEKAIKEFNIDLNNKKALDIGASTGGFTDCMLINGAKKVFSIDVGYGQLAWKLRQDERVISMERTNIRYVTKEDINEEIDFASIDVSFISLKLVLPVVKGLIKENGEIVCLIKPQFEAGREKVGKKGVVRDIKVHKEVIYHVLSFALDIGFTLEGLSFSPIKGPEGNIEYLAYLINKKMNNKIDLESIIQSVVSKSHDILDKR, from the coding sequence ATGGGAGAAAAGAACAGGTTGGATATTCTATTAGTTGAAAAAGGATTTTTTGACTCCCGCGAAAAAGCCAAAAAAAATATTATGGCAGGCATTGTTTTTGTAGATAATCAAAGAGTCGATAAACCTGGTACTAAAGTGAATTTAGATGCAAAAATTGAAATTAAAGGAAAAGTCATGCCTTACGTAAGTAGAGGTGGATTAAAATTAGAAAAAGCAATAAAAGAATTTAATATTGATTTAAACAATAAAAAAGCTTTAGATATAGGTGCATCTACAGGTGGATTTACAGATTGTATGTTAATCAATGGTGCAAAAAAAGTTTTTTCAATAGATGTGGGTTATGGACAATTAGCTTGGAAATTAAGGCAAGATGAAAGAGTTATTTCAATGGAAAGAACAAATATAAGATATGTTACAAAAGAAGATATCAATGAAGAGATTGATTTTGCATCTATTGATGTTTCTTTTATTTCTTTAAAGCTAGTATTACCTGTTGTAAAAGGATTAATAAAAGAAAATGGAGAAATTGTTTGTTTAATTAAACCTCAATTTGAAGCAGGACGAGAAAAGGTTGGAAAAAAAGGGGTAGTAAGAGATATTAAAGTCCATAAAGAAGTTATTTACCATGTATTATCCTTTGCTTTAGATATAGGATTTACACTTGAAGGGTTATCATTTTCTCCAATAAAGGGTCCTGAAGGAAATATTGAATATCTTGCTTACTTGATTAATAAAAAAATGAACAATAAAATTGATCTTGAAAGTATTATTCAAAGTGTTGTTTCAAAGTCCCATGATATATTAGATAAAAGATAA
- a CDS encoding arginine repressor has protein sequence MKYARHAKILEIIDKYEIETQEELAEALKKNNIHVTQATVSRDIKELRLIKVLGKTGRYKYASMKHQESAISDRLVKIFKDSILSIDYSGNIIVLKTLIGAGQAACAALDALDLQDIVGTIAGDDTIFILVRDVEKIEELVMKFKKLMK, from the coding sequence ATGAAATATGCAAGACATGCAAAAATATTAGAGATTATCGACAAGTATGAAATTGAAACACAAGAAGAATTGGCTGAAGCATTAAAAAAAAATAACATTCATGTAACACAAGCTACTGTTTCAAGAGATATAAAGGAATTAAGACTTATAAAGGTTTTAGGTAAAACTGGAAGGTATAAGTATGCTTCTATGAAGCATCAGGAAAGCGCTATATCAGATAGACTAGTTAAAATATTTAAGGATTCTATTTTATCAATAGATTATTCTGGAAACATTATTGTATTAAAAACATTAATAGGAGCAGGACAAGCTGCTTGTGCTGCATTAGATGCTTTAGATCTTCAAGATATTGTAGGAACAATTGCTGGAGATGATACAATATTTATTCTTGTGCGAGATGTAGAAAAAATTGAAGAACTTGTAATGAAATTTAAAAAACTTATGAAGTAG